In the genome of Dickeya fangzhongdai, one region contains:
- a CDS encoding thymidine kinase, which yields MAQLYFYYSAMNAGKSTALLQSSYNYQERGMRTLVFTAEIDDRSGRSGIVSSRIGLSSPALLFNEQTDLFQTLELEHRQQTIHCVLIDESQFLTREQVNALCDVVDQLDIPVLCYGLRTDFRGELFSGSHYLLAWADKLIELKTVCHCGRKANHVLRVDSHGKPVIEGEQVVIGGNESYVSVCRKHYKIALGLTRPETK from the coding sequence ATGGCGCAGCTTTATTTTTATTATTCCGCGATGAATGCAGGGAAATCCACCGCACTGTTACAGTCTTCATATAACTACCAGGAAAGGGGAATGCGAACCCTGGTGTTTACGGCTGAAATAGATGACCGTTCCGGGCGAAGCGGCATCGTTAGTTCCCGTATCGGTCTCTCTTCACCGGCGTTATTGTTTAACGAACAGACAGACTTATTCCAGACGCTTGAGCTGGAGCATCGTCAGCAAACTATTCACTGTGTGTTAATTGATGAAAGTCAGTTTTTGACACGTGAACAAGTGAATGCGCTGTGTGATGTTGTCGATCAATTAGACATTCCGGTTCTCTGTTATGGCCTGCGTACCGATTTCCGCGGGGAATTGTTCAGCGGAAGTCATTATTTATTGGCCTGGGCAGACAAACTGATCGAACTTAAAACCGTCTGCCATTGCGGGCGTAAAGCGAATCACGTATTGCGGGTGGATTCGCATGGCAAGCCCGTCATTGAAGGCGAGCAAGTCGTTATCGGCGGAAATGAGAGTTACGTATCGGTGTGTCGAAAGCATTATAAAATCGCGTTGGGATTGACCCGACCTGAAACGAAATAA
- the xthA gene encoding exodeoxyribonuclease III, with protein MKFVSFNINGLRARPHQLAAIIKQHQPDVIGLQETKVHDDMFPLEEVKQFGYHVFYHGQKGHYGVALLIKAEPLAVRRGFPTDEEDAQRRIIMADLATPLGTLTVVNGYFPQGESRDHPVKFPAKTRFYQDLQHYLDQHHQADQPVLIMGDMNISPTDLDIGIGEDNRKRWLRTGKCSFLPEEREWMERLKNWGLVDTFRAANPECQDRFSWFDYRSAGFDDNRGLRIDLIMATAPLASRCAATGIDYAIRGMEKPSDHAPVWAEFTL; from the coding sequence ATGAAGTTTGTTTCTTTCAATATCAACGGGCTGCGCGCCCGACCACACCAGTTGGCCGCAATCATCAAACAACATCAGCCTGATGTGATCGGTCTGCAGGAAACCAAAGTCCACGACGATATGTTTCCGCTCGAAGAGGTGAAACAGTTTGGTTATCACGTCTTCTACCACGGGCAGAAAGGCCACTACGGCGTTGCGCTGCTGATCAAAGCCGAGCCGCTGGCGGTCCGTCGCGGATTCCCCACGGACGAAGAAGACGCCCAGCGCCGTATCATCATGGCGGACCTGGCGACGCCGCTCGGCACGCTGACCGTGGTCAACGGCTACTTTCCACAAGGCGAAAGCCGCGACCACCCGGTGAAATTCCCGGCCAAGACCCGTTTCTATCAGGATTTGCAGCATTATCTTGACCAGCACCATCAGGCGGACCAGCCGGTGCTGATTATGGGTGACATGAACATCAGTCCGACCGATCTGGATATCGGTATTGGCGAGGACAATCGTAAACGCTGGCTGCGCACCGGCAAGTGCTCATTCCTGCCGGAAGAGCGCGAATGGATGGAACGGCTGAAAAACTGGGGATTGGTCGATACCTTCCGCGCCGCCAATCCCGAGTGTCAGGACCGGTTTTCGTGGTTTGATTACCGCTCGGCCGGGTTTGACGACAACCGCGGCCTGCGCATCGACCTGATTATGGCCACGGCACCGCTGGCCAGCCGCTGCGCGGCCACCGGTATCGATTATGCGATTCGGGGAATGGAAAAACCTTCCGACCACGCGCCGGTGTGGGCGGAATTCACGCTCTGA
- the galU gene encoding UTP--glucose-1-phosphate uridylyltransferase GalU produces the protein MSTVNKKVKKAVIPVAGLGTRMLPATKAIPKEMLPLVDKPLIQYVVNECIAAGINEIILVTHSSKNSIENHFDTSFELEAMLEKRVQRQLLKEVQAICPEHVTIMQVRQGLAKGLGHAVLCAHPLVGDEPVAVILPDVIIDEYESDLKKDNLSEMLQRFYSTGHSQIMVEPVENVSSYGVVDCKGVELKPGDSAPMVGVVEKPKASEAPSNLAVVGRYVLSAQIWDLLKKTEPGAGNEIQLTDAIAMLMEKETVEAYHLKGVSHDCGNKLGYMAAFVEYGIRHDALGEDFTQWLKEAIEEDAN, from the coding sequence ATGTCAACTGTTAATAAAAAAGTAAAAAAAGCGGTCATTCCAGTGGCTGGGTTGGGGACGCGTATGTTGCCTGCTACCAAGGCCATTCCCAAAGAAATGCTGCCGCTGGTCGATAAGCCGTTAATCCAGTATGTGGTTAATGAATGTATTGCTGCCGGTATCAATGAAATAATTTTAGTTACACATTCTTCTAAGAATTCAATAGAAAACCATTTTGATACCAGTTTTGAACTGGAAGCCATGCTGGAAAAACGCGTTCAGCGCCAGTTGCTGAAAGAAGTTCAGGCTATTTGTCCGGAGCATGTCACTATTATGCAGGTCCGTCAGGGGCTGGCGAAAGGATTGGGGCACGCGGTACTTTGTGCCCACCCGCTGGTTGGCGACGAGCCGGTGGCGGTTATTTTGCCGGACGTGATCATCGACGAATATGAATCCGATCTGAAAAAAGACAACCTGAGCGAAATGCTGCAACGTTTTTATAGTACAGGTCATAGCCAGATTATGGTTGAGCCGGTGGAAAACGTCAGCAGTTACGGTGTGGTGGATTGCAAAGGCGTGGAATTAAAACCGGGCGACAGCGCACCGATGGTCGGCGTGGTGGAAAAACCCAAGGCGTCGGAAGCGCCGTCTAATTTGGCGGTGGTCGGGCGTTATGTGCTGTCTGCACAGATCTGGGATCTATTGAAGAAAACAGAACCGGGTGCCGGTAATGAAATTCAGTTGACCGACGCTATCGCCATGCTGATGGAAAAAGAAACCGTTGAAGCTTATCACCTGAAAGGGGTAAGCCATGACTGCGGTAATAAGCTGGGATACATGGCCGCTTTTGTGGAATATGGTATTCGCCATGACGCTCTGGGTGAAGACTTTACCCAGTGGCTGAAAGAGGCGATAGAGGAAGACGCCAATTAA
- the rssA gene encoding patatin-like phospholipase RssA has translation MRKVTIGLALGSGAAKGWAHIGVLKALEDLGIVPDVVAGCSVGALVGAAYATHRLDSMEHWVCGFRYWDVIRLMDFSWGRGGLLRGDRVFNHVKHLLRTQHIEECAIKYGAVATNLSTGRELWLTQGDLHLAVRASCSMPGLLSPVQFNGYWLVDGAVVNPVPVSLTRAMGADVVIAVDLQHDASLQQHNLLSARPAAQAEAIAAPHGWRQRLRYRLSHRFRRQTEATPTAMEIMSTSIQVLENRLKMNRMAGDPPDVLIQPYCPQIATLDFHRAEEAIESGRLAVEKQRELLLPLVNRGV, from the coding sequence ATGCGGAAGGTAACAATCGGTCTGGCATTGGGATCCGGCGCGGCTAAGGGATGGGCGCATATCGGCGTGCTGAAAGCGCTGGAGGATCTGGGGATTGTGCCTGACGTGGTGGCGGGGTGTTCGGTGGGGGCGCTGGTCGGCGCCGCTTACGCCACGCACCGGCTGGACAGCATGGAGCACTGGGTGTGCGGCTTTCGCTACTGGGATGTCATCCGTCTGATGGACTTCTCCTGGGGGCGCGGCGGATTATTGCGGGGGGATCGCGTTTTCAACCATGTAAAGCATTTGCTACGTACGCAACATATTGAGGAGTGTGCTATCAAATATGGAGCAGTGGCAACTAATTTGAGTACGGGAAGGGAACTTTGGCTAACGCAAGGGGACTTACATTTGGCTGTTCGCGCTTCCTGCAGTATGCCGGGGTTATTGTCCCCCGTACAATTCAATGGTTACTGGCTGGTGGATGGGGCTGTCGTTAATCCGGTTCCGGTTTCATTGACTCGCGCGATGGGCGCGGATGTGGTGATTGCGGTGGATTTGCAGCACGACGCCAGCTTGCAGCAGCATAATTTGCTGTCTGCCAGACCGGCGGCTCAGGCGGAAGCGATTGCCGCGCCGCACGGCTGGCGTCAGCGTCTTCGGTATCGTCTGTCTCATCGTTTTCGTCGACAGACGGAAGCGACGCCTACCGCGATGGAGATCATGAGTACCTCCATACAGGTATTGGAGAATCGCCTGAAAATGAATCGCATGGCGGGCGATCCTCCGGATGTATTGATTCAACCCTATTGTCCGCAAATCGCCACGCTGGATTTTCATCGGGCGGAAGAAGCTATTGAGTCCGGCAGGCTGGCGGTGGAAAAACAGCGGGAGCTGCTGTTGCCGCTGGTAAACCGGGGCGTATAG
- a CDS encoding YchE family NAAT transporter, translated as MIQPVLDFSGYIKFFIGLFALINPVGILPIFISMTNYQGAEGRSKTNLTANVSVVIILWGALFFGDIILRLFGISIDSFRIAGGILIVTIAMSMISGKLGEDKQNKQEKTETANRESIGVVPLALPLMAGPGAISSTIVWSSRYHGWQNLLGLSVAIAVFAFCCWLLFRAAPALVRLLGQTGINVVTRIMGLLLMSLGIEFIVTGIRTLFPGLL; from the coding sequence GTGATTCAGCCTGTCCTGGACTTCTCCGGTTACATCAAATTCTTTATCGGGTTGTTTGCGTTGATTAACCCGGTAGGCATTCTGCCGATCTTCATTAGCATGACCAATTATCAGGGCGCGGAAGGTCGGTCGAAGACCAACCTCACGGCGAATGTCTCCGTGGTGATCATTCTCTGGGGCGCGTTGTTTTTCGGCGACATAATTTTGCGGTTGTTCGGCATTTCCATTGATTCGTTTCGGATTGCGGGCGGCATTCTGATTGTCACCATCGCCATGTCGATGATCAGCGGCAAGCTGGGTGAGGATAAACAGAATAAGCAGGAGAAAACGGAAACCGCCAATCGGGAAAGTATTGGCGTGGTGCCGCTGGCATTACCACTGATGGCAGGGCCGGGGGCAATCAGTTCCACCATTGTCTGGAGTTCCCGTTATCACGGTTGGCAGAATCTGCTGGGGCTGTCGGTGGCGATTGCCGTTTTCGCATTCTGCTGCTGGCTGTTGTTCAGAGCCGCGCCGGCGCTGGTGCGACTGCTGGGGCAGACCGGCATTAACGTGGTAACGCGCATCATGGGGTTGCTGTTGATGTCGCTCGGCATCGAATTTATCGTCACCGGAATTCGCACCTTGTTTCCCGGTTTGCTATAG
- the adhE gene encoding bifunctional acetaldehyde-CoA/alcohol dehydrogenase, producing MAVTNVAELNALVERVKKAQQEFANFSQEQVDQIFRAAALAAADARIPLAKMAVAESGMGIIEDKVIKNHFASEYIYNAYKDEQTCGVLSVDDTFGTITIAEPIGLICGIVPTTNPTSTAIFKALISLKTRNGIIFSPHPRAKNATNKAADIVLQAAIAAGAPQDIIGWIDEPSVELSNQLMHHPDINLILATGGPGMVKAAYSSGKPAIGVGAGNTPVVIDETADIKRAVASILMSKTFDNGVICASEQSVIVVDEIYDAVRERFSTHGGYLLQGKELSAVQGILLKNGALNAAIVGQPAIKIAEMAGITVPASTKVLIGEVTNADESEPFAHEKLSPTLAMYRAKDFEDAVDKAEKLVAMGGIGHTSCLYTDQDNQVRRVNHFGDKMKTARILINTPASQGGIGDLYNFKLAPSLTLGCGSWGGNSISENVGPKHLINRKTVAKRAENMLWHKLPKSIYFRRGSLPIALEEVASDGAKRAFIVTDRFLFNNGYVDQITSVLKQQGLDTDVFFEVEADPTLSVVRKGAEQMNAFKPDVIIALGGGSPMDAAKIMWVMYEHPDTHFEELALRFMDIRKRIYKFPKMGVKAKLIAVTTTSGTGSEVTPFAVVTDDATGQKYPLADYALTPDMAIVDANLVMNMPKSLCAFGGLDAVTHSLEAYVSVLANEYSDGQALQALKLLKENLPTSYHEGAKNPVARERVHNAATIAGIAFANAFLGVCHSMAHKLGSEFHIPHGLANALLISNVIRYNANDNPTKQTAFSQYDRPQARRRYAEVADHLGLSAAGDRTAQKIEKLLAWLESMKKELGIPTSIREAGVQEADFLAKVDKLSEDAFDDQCTGANPRYPLIAELKQILLDSFYGRPFVEHAVTESKATPAAASVPVKAEKAEKKEKKAVN from the coding sequence ATGGCCGTAACAAACGTTGCTGAACTTAACGCTTTGGTCGAACGCGTCAAAAAAGCGCAGCAGGAGTTCGCAAATTTCTCGCAGGAGCAGGTCGATCAGATCTTCCGCGCCGCCGCGCTGGCTGCTGCGGATGCCCGTATACCACTGGCGAAAATGGCGGTCGCCGAATCCGGCATGGGTATCATTGAAGACAAAGTGATCAAAAACCACTTCGCTTCCGAATACATCTATAACGCTTACAAGGATGAACAGACCTGCGGCGTGCTGTCCGTCGATGATACGTTCGGCACCATCACGATTGCCGAACCTATCGGCCTTATCTGCGGCATCGTCCCGACCACCAACCCGACCTCCACGGCTATCTTCAAGGCATTGATCAGCCTGAAAACCCGCAACGGCATTATCTTCTCCCCGCATCCGCGCGCCAAAAACGCCACCAACAAAGCGGCGGACATCGTACTGCAGGCTGCTATCGCCGCGGGCGCGCCCCAGGACATCATCGGCTGGATTGATGAACCGTCGGTGGAGCTGTCCAATCAGCTGATGCATCACCCGGATATCAATCTGATCCTGGCAACGGGCGGCCCGGGCATGGTGAAAGCGGCCTACAGCTCCGGTAAGCCGGCCATCGGCGTAGGCGCGGGCAACACCCCGGTAGTGATCGATGAAACGGCCGACATCAAACGCGCCGTAGCATCGATTCTGATGTCAAAAACCTTCGACAACGGCGTGATCTGCGCTTCCGAGCAGTCGGTGATCGTGGTCGATGAAATCTATGATGCCGTACGCGAACGCTTCTCGACCCACGGCGGCTACCTGCTTCAGGGCAAAGAACTCAGCGCGGTACAAGGCATTCTGCTGAAAAACGGCGCGCTCAACGCCGCCATCGTCGGCCAGCCGGCTATCAAGATTGCAGAAATGGCCGGTATTACCGTGCCTGCCAGCACCAAAGTGCTGATCGGTGAAGTGACGAACGCAGACGAGTCCGAACCGTTCGCTCACGAGAAACTTTCCCCGACGCTGGCCATGTACCGGGCGAAAGATTTTGAAGACGCGGTCGACAAAGCAGAAAAACTGGTCGCGATGGGCGGCATCGGCCACACCTCCTGCCTGTACACCGATCAGGACAATCAGGTTCGTCGCGTCAACCATTTTGGCGACAAGATGAAAACCGCGCGTATCCTGATCAACACCCCGGCCTCTCAGGGCGGGATCGGCGATCTGTACAACTTTAAACTGGCGCCGTCGCTGACGCTGGGTTGCGGTTCATGGGGCGGTAACTCCATCTCCGAGAACGTCGGGCCGAAACACCTGATCAACCGTAAAACCGTGGCTAAGCGAGCAGAGAATATGCTGTGGCACAAACTTCCCAAATCTATCTACTTCCGCCGCGGCTCTCTGCCGATCGCGCTGGAAGAAGTTGCGAGCGACGGTGCTAAACGCGCGTTCATCGTTACCGACCGTTTCCTGTTTAATAACGGCTATGTCGACCAGATTACGTCGGTACTGAAACAACAGGGTCTGGATACCGATGTCTTCTTTGAAGTGGAAGCCGACCCGACGCTCAGCGTCGTTCGTAAAGGCGCCGAACAGATGAACGCCTTCAAACCCGACGTCATCATCGCGCTGGGCGGCGGTTCGCCGATGGATGCCGCCAAGATCATGTGGGTCATGTACGAACACCCGGATACCCATTTTGAAGAACTGGCGCTGCGTTTCATGGATATCCGCAAACGTATCTACAAGTTCCCGAAAATGGGCGTGAAAGCCAAGCTGATCGCCGTCACCACCACCTCCGGCACCGGTTCGGAAGTAACGCCGTTCGCCGTGGTGACCGATGACGCCACCGGCCAGAAATATCCGCTGGCGGACTACGCGCTGACCCCGGATATGGCGATTGTGGACGCCAATCTGGTGATGAACATGCCGAAATCGCTGTGCGCGTTCGGCGGCCTGGATGCGGTGACCCACTCGCTGGAAGCCTATGTATCCGTGCTGGCGAACGAATACTCCGACGGACAGGCGCTGCAGGCACTGAAGCTGCTGAAAGAAAACCTGCCGACCAGCTACCATGAAGGCGCAAAAAATCCGGTTGCCCGCGAGCGCGTCCATAACGCGGCGACAATCGCCGGTATCGCCTTCGCTAACGCCTTCCTGGGCGTCTGCCACTCTATGGCGCACAAACTGGGTTCCGAGTTCCATATCCCGCACGGTCTGGCCAATGCCCTGCTGATTAGCAACGTGATCCGCTATAACGCCAACGATAACCCGACCAAACAGACGGCGTTCAGCCAGTACGACCGTCCTCAGGCTCGCCGTCGCTATGCGGAAGTGGCCGACCATCTGGGTCTGAGCGCCGCTGGCGACCGTACGGCGCAGAAAATTGAAAAACTGCTGGCCTGGCTGGAAAGCATGAAGAAAGAGCTGGGGATTCCCACCTCTATTCGTGAAGCCGGCGTACAGGAAGCCGATTTCCTGGCCAAGGTGGATAAACTCTCTGAAGATGCGTTTGACGATCAGTGTACCGGCGCCAACCCGCGTTATCCGCTGATTGCCGAGTTGAAACAAATCCTGCTGGATTCGTTCTACGGCCGTCCGTTTGTCGAACATGCGGTCACCGAGAGCAAAGCGACCCCGGCGGCGGCCAGCGTGCCCGTCAAGGCGGAAAAAGCCGAGAAGAAAGAGAAAAAAGCCGTTAACTGA
- a CDS encoding trimeric intracellular cation channel family protein, which yields MLTYIYLIAITAEGMSGALAAGRRNMDIFGVSMIAFITALGGGTVRDILLGNYPIVWTQHPVYIYLTIGAGLLAVLAARVMHHLHRLFLVLDAMGLVAFTIIGCNVAIELGYSPTVVVMAGITTGIFGGILRDIFCNRTPMVLRKELYACVSLLVALVYLGLREIGINHDLNQLISFSVGLSLRLAAIFWSWQLPVFSYMPERWKE from the coding sequence GTGCTGACCTATATCTATCTGATCGCTATTACCGCTGAGGGTATGTCCGGCGCGCTGGCTGCGGGCCGCCGCAACATGGACATCTTCGGTGTTTCAATGATCGCTTTTATTACCGCGCTGGGCGGCGGTACGGTGCGCGATATTCTGCTGGGTAACTATCCCATCGTCTGGACTCAGCATCCTGTCTATATCTACCTCACGATTGGCGCCGGACTGCTGGCGGTGCTGGCTGCGCGCGTGATGCACCATCTGCACCGGCTGTTTCTGGTGCTGGACGCCATGGGGCTGGTGGCATTCACCATTATCGGTTGCAATGTGGCGATTGAGCTGGGTTATTCGCCGACCGTGGTGGTGATGGCGGGGATTACCACCGGTATTTTCGGTGGGATCTTGCGGGATATTTTCTGCAACCGGACGCCGATGGTGCTGCGCAAAGAGCTGTACGCCTGCGTTTCATTGCTGGTGGCGCTGGTTTACCTTGGCCTGCGCGAAATCGGCATCAACCACGATCTAAATCAGCTGATCTCTTTCTCTGTCGGGTTATCGCTGCGTCTGGCGGCTATTTTCTGGTCCTGGCAGTTGCCGGTATTCAGTTATATGCCGGAACGCTGGAAAGAGTAA
- a CDS encoding YchJ family protein yields the protein MSECCPCGSDQPYEHCCQPYLRGDTQASRPDLLMRSRYSAYVKQDVDYLVATWHPDCHAENWRADIAASCADTHWLGLRILDVAPGKTADEGYVEFAASYSTTEHPARRVLMRERSRFLRYRDRWYYVDGVHLQTGRNDACPCGSGKKYKKCCGQ from the coding sequence GTGTCCGAATGTTGCCCGTGCGGCAGTGATCAGCCTTACGAACACTGCTGCCAGCCCTATCTGCGCGGTGATACCCAGGCTTCGCGCCCTGATCTGTTGATGCGTTCACGGTACAGTGCCTATGTCAAACAGGATGTCGATTATCTGGTCGCCACCTGGCATCCGGATTGCCACGCGGAAAACTGGCGAGCCGACATCGCCGCCAGTTGCGCCGATACACACTGGCTCGGTCTGCGGATACTGGACGTCGCGCCGGGAAAAACGGCGGATGAAGGCTATGTCGAGTTCGCGGCCAGCTACAGCACAACCGAACATCCGGCGCGTCGGGTACTGATGAGAGAACGTTCTCGCTTCCTTCGTTATCGCGATCGCTGGTACTATGTCGACGGCGTTCACCTGCAAACCGGCAGGAACGACGCCTGTCCGTGCGGCTCCGGCAAAAAATACAAAAAGTGCTGTGGACAATAA
- the rssB gene encoding two-component system response regulator RssB — protein sequence MAQPLTGKHILVVEDEAVFRSVLAGYLTSLGADVHEADNGKDALEKMAHQPPDLIICDLNMPMMGGFEFVERLRLHDITTPVLVVSATSHLADIARILRLGVQDVLLKPIHDYTRLRESVMACLYPTMFTSQANEVEQLMHDLDTLNQSPGAALKLLEQLQPPVQQTLARCRVNYRQLMAADRPGLVLDIAALSGDDLAFYCLDVTQAANNHGVLAALLLRALFNSLLQEHLVHQQRRLPELPVLLNQVNQLLRQANLQGQFPLLVGYYHRELKRLILISAGLHATLSVEEQHIGLNNGVPLGTLEAAYLNQLSYQCESWQCQMWGSGGRLRLMLSTD from the coding sequence ATGGCACAACCACTGACGGGAAAACACATTTTGGTTGTTGAGGATGAGGCTGTTTTCCGTTCCGTGCTGGCCGGTTATCTGACATCCCTGGGCGCAGACGTGCATGAAGCGGATAACGGCAAGGATGCGCTGGAGAAAATGGCTCATCAGCCGCCCGATCTGATTATCTGCGATCTCAACATGCCCATGATGGGCGGTTTCGAATTCGTCGAGCGGCTGCGGCTGCACGATATCACTACGCCGGTGCTGGTGGTGTCCGCCACCAGTCACCTGGCGGACATCGCCAGAATATTACGTCTTGGCGTTCAGGATGTGTTGCTCAAACCTATCCATGACTACACCCGCTTGCGCGAATCGGTGATGGCTTGCCTGTACCCGACGATGTTTACTTCGCAGGCCAATGAAGTCGAACAACTGATGCATGACTTGGATACGCTGAACCAGTCGCCCGGTGCGGCGTTGAAGCTGCTTGAGCAGTTGCAGCCGCCGGTTCAGCAGACGCTGGCGCGCTGCCGGGTCAATTATCGGCAACTAATGGCGGCGGACCGCCCTGGGCTGGTGCTTGATATTGCGGCGTTGTCCGGGGACGACCTGGCGTTTTATTGTCTTGATGTGACGCAGGCGGCTAATAATCACGGCGTGCTGGCGGCGTTGCTGTTACGGGCGCTGTTCAACAGCCTTTTGCAGGAGCATCTGGTGCATCAGCAGCGCCGGTTGCCCGAATTACCGGTATTACTCAATCAGGTTAACCAATTATTGCGTCAGGCCAATCTGCAAGGGCAGTTTCCCTTGCTGGTCGGTTACTATCATCGGGAGCTGAAACGGCTGATCCTGATTTCGGCGGGGTTGCATGCCACCCTGAGTGTGGAAGAACAACACATCGGGCTAAATAACGGGGTGCCGTTAGGCACGCTGGAAGCCGCTTATCTTAATCAACTCAGTTATCAGTGCGAGTCATGGCAATGCCAGATGTGGGGCAGCGGCGGTCGCTTGCGACTGATGCTTTCTACAGACTAA
- the purU gene encoding formyltetrahydrofolate deformylase, with the protein MQSQNIQRKILRTICPDAKGLIAKITNICYKHELNIVQNSEYVDHRTGRFFMRTELEGIFNDTTLQADLDSALPEGSVRELSSAGRRRIVILVTKEAHCLGDLLMKSAYGGLDVEIAAIIGNHETLRTLVERFDIPFHLVSHEGLTREEHDLKMIAQIDQYKPDYVVLAKYMRVLTPAFVQHYPNRVINIHHSFLPAFIGARPYHQAYERGVKIIGATAHYVNDSLDEGPIIMQDVIHVDHTYTADDMMRAGRDVEKNVLSRALYHVLAQRVFVYGNRTIILR; encoded by the coding sequence ATGCAATCCCAGAATATCCAAAGAAAAATTTTACGGACAATCTGCCCTGACGCAAAAGGGCTTATCGCCAAGATCACCAACATCTGTTACAAGCACGAGCTGAATATCGTGCAGAACTCGGAATACGTTGATCACCGCACCGGTCGTTTCTTCATGCGTACGGAATTGGAAGGTATCTTCAACGACACTACGCTGCAGGCCGATCTGGACAGCGCCTTACCGGAAGGCTCCGTGCGTGAACTGAGCAGCGCCGGGCGTCGCCGTATCGTGATTCTGGTTACCAAGGAAGCTCACTGTCTCGGCGATCTGCTGATGAAAAGCGCCTATGGCGGTCTGGATGTCGAGATCGCGGCGATAATCGGCAACCACGAAACGCTGCGTACGCTGGTAGAGCGCTTTGATATTCCGTTCCATCTGGTCAGCCACGAGGGCCTGACGCGCGAAGAGCACGATCTGAAAATGATCGCGCAGATCGACCAATACAAACCTGACTATGTGGTGCTGGCGAAATACATGCGCGTGCTGACGCCCGCCTTTGTTCAGCACTACCCCAACCGGGTCATCAACATCCATCATTCGTTCCTGCCGGCGTTTATCGGGGCGCGCCCGTACCATCAGGCTTACGAGCGCGGCGTGAAGATCATCGGCGCCACCGCCCATTATGTAAACGACAGTCTGGATGAAGGCCCGATCATCATGCAGGACGTGATTCACGTCGATCACACTTACACCGCGGACGACATGATGCGCGCCGGTCGCGACGTGGAAAAAAACGTACTCAGCCGGGCGTTGTACCATGTGCTGGCTCAGCGGGTGTTCGTTTACGGCAACCGCACGATTATTCTGCGTTGA
- the hns gene encoding histone-like nucleoid-structuring protein H-NS, whose translation MSEALKILNNIRTLRAQARECSLETLEEMLEKLEVVVNERREEENQAQAEIEERTRKLQQYREMLIADGIDPNELLQSLGSNKVAGKAKRAARPAKYQYTDENGELKTWTGQGRTPAVIKKAIEEQGKSLDDFLL comes from the coding sequence ATGAGCGAAGCACTTAAGATTCTAAACAACATCCGCACCCTGCGCGCCCAGGCAAGAGAATGCAGCCTCGAAACGCTGGAAGAAATGCTGGAAAAGCTGGAAGTCGTGGTGAACGAGCGCCGCGAAGAAGAAAACCAGGCTCAGGCAGAAATTGAAGAACGCACACGCAAATTACAGCAGTATCGTGAAATGCTTATTGCCGATGGCATTGACCCGAACGAATTACTGCAATCTTTGGGTTCAAACAAAGTTGCCGGTAAAGCCAAACGTGCAGCACGCCCGGCTAAATATCAGTACACCGACGAAAACGGCGAGCTGAAAACCTGGACCGGTCAGGGCCGCACCCCGGCAGTCATCAAGAAAGCAATCGAAGAACAAGGCAAGTCTCTGGATGACTTCCTGCTGTAA